The Malus sylvestris chromosome 12, drMalSylv7.2, whole genome shotgun sequence genome contains a region encoding:
- the LOC126594399 gene encoding fra a 1-associated protein — protein MGWVWRDDEEGDSNSSAIDINPRSDGERCSTRKVVKTQCKTEEVEPGKFMRKCEKTEQFLRDCAGRPVEVVQSNKEYTEDDVTNEMLKRSVTFGSSQHGAFDFPGLRSDIEDIERNFMGGLNRFFEAAEELKSGFLSAFGTPHIFDEGPSCPLPSRRREVPIEGHRQQEAFPKASDGDSGQVDLSGLVRDV, from the exons ATGGGATGGGTGTGGAGGGACGACGAAGAAGGCGACAGCAATTCTTCGGCGATTGACATAAACCCTAGATCGGATGGGGAGCGATGCTCGACGAGAAAGGTGGTGAAGACGCAGTGCAAGACTGAGGAGGTGGAGCCTGGAAAGTTCATGAGGAAGTGCGAGAAGACTGAGCAGTTTCTCAGGGACTGCGCCGGCCG GCCTGTTGAAGTGGTGCAATCCAACAAAGAGTACACAGAAGATGACGTCACCAACGAGATGCTAAAACGGTCTGTCACCTTTGGGTCATCACAGCATGGAGCGTTTGACTTCCCAGGGTTACGAAGTGACATTGAAGACATTGAACGCAACTTTATGGGTGGCCTCAACCGATTCTTTGAAGCAGCGGAGGAGTTGAAGAGTGGCTTCTTGAGTGCTTTTGGGACTCCACACATCTTTGATGAGGGACCTTCCTGCCCACTACCATCTAGGAGGCGAGAGGTGCCCATTGAAGGTCATCGTCAGCAGGAAGCTTTTCCTAAAGCAAGTGACGGCGATTCAGGACAAGTTGATCTCTCTGGGTTGGTGAGAGATGTTTGA
- the LOC126593635 gene encoding ribosomal protein S10, mitochondrial-like — protein sequence MAAKICIAIRSFGRPLTENINWGLPPYTRKIALPESRVLYTVLRSPHVDKKSREQFEMNVKKQFLVINTETHELQKKFFWLKRQRIFGAQYELRFSCKTRLDKEKLQRLL from the coding sequence ATGGCCGCCAAGATATGCATAGCCATTCGATCATTTGGTCGCCCATTGACGGAAAACATCAACTGGGGACTTCCACCTTACACAAGGAAGATTGCACTGCCGGAATCAAGAGTCTTGTACACTGTGTTACGATCACCTCATGTTGATAAAAAGTCCAGAGAACAGTTTGAAATGAATGTCAAGAAACAGTTTCTGGTCATAAACACAGAAACACATGAGTTGCAAAAGAAGTTCTTTTGGTTAAAGCGCCAGCGCATATTTGGAGCCCAATACGAACTCCGATTTTCTTGCAAGACACGCTTGGACAAGGAAAAACTCCAGAGATTGCTTTGA
- the LOC126594391 gene encoding calcium-dependent protein kinase 26-like has product MGNNCVGSTKNTLIHSVSNSLWWSRSTGGFSSRGINSTDEMPQLSKNPSEATLYVQNKAPEAVKIAEEEYKSVQATSRKEKAHPDKPKEPALPRKHKEETLLVRQVTLPKVEVKLAPPTIHMGEARPVQVVAKKEETNMGEARPVQVVAKKEKTKPAVPAKPKKPHNVKRVASAGLQAESVLQTKTGHLKEYYNLGQKLGHGQFGTTFLCVEKATGKEYACKSIAKRKLLTTEDVEDVRREIQIMHHLAGNQNVITIKATYEDAVAVHVVMELCAGGELFDRIIQRGHYTERKAAQLTRTIVGVVEACHSLGVMHRDLKPENFLFVNEQEDSPLKAIDFGLSIFFKPGEIFGDVVGSPYYVAPEVLRKHYGPEADVWSAGVIIYILLSGVPPFWGETEQEIFEEVLHGNLDFSSDPWPRISESAKDLVKRMLVRNPKKRLTAHQVLCHPWVQVDGVAPDKALDSAVLSRLKQFSAMNKIKKMALRVIAENLSEEEIAGLTEMFKMIDTDNSGQITFDELRDGLKRFGANLNESEIYDLMQAADIDNSGTIDYGEFIAATLHLNKIEREDHLFAAFSYFDKDGSGYITQDELQQACEEFGIVDIHLEELIREVDQDNDGQIDYNEFVAMMKKGNADFDKKGVHTNALSVGFREALSVC; this is encoded by the exons ATGGGGAACAACTGCGTCGGATCAACGAAGAACACACTCATCCATTCAGTCTCGAATTCACTCTGGTGGTCTCGATCAACGGGCGGTTTTTCCAGTAGGGGAATCAATAGTACTGATGAAATGCCGCAATTGAGTAAGAATCCGTCAGAAGCTACTCTTTATGTTCAAAACAAGGCCCCAGAAGCAGTTAAGATAGCGGAGGAAGAGTATAAATCCGTGCAGGCTACAAGTCGGAAGGAGAAGGCTCATCCAGACAAGCCTAAGGAACCGGCACTGCCTCGGAAACACAAGGAGGAGACGTTACTTGTCAGGCAAGTAACACTTCCCAAGGTAGAGGTTAAACTAGCACCACCAACAATTCACATGGGAGAGGCTAGACCGGTCCAAGTAGTAGCGAAAAAGGAAGAGACTAACATGGGAGAGGCTAGACCGGTACAAGTAGTagcgaaaaaagaaaagactAAGCCAGCAGTGCCAGCGAAACCCAAGAAGCCCCATAATGTCAAGAGGGTAGCAAGTGCAGGGCTTCAGGCCGAGTCTGTCTTGCAAACAAAAACAGGGCACTTGAAGGAGTACTACAATTTGGGCCAAAAGCTCGGACACGGGCAGTTTGGAACGACTTTTCTCTGTGTGGAGAAAGCGACTGGAAAGGAGTATGCTTGTAAATCCATCGCTAAAAGGAAACTCCTGACTACAGAAGATGTGGAGGATGTGAGGAGAGAAATTCAGATTATGCATCACTTGGCGGGGAATCAAAATGTAATCACAATTAAAGCAACATATGAGGATGCTGTTGCAgttcatgttgtcatggaattATGTGCAGGGGGTGAGCTTTTCGATAGGATTATCCAGCGAGGGCATTACACCGAAAGAAAGGCAGCTCAACTGACGAGGACTATAGTTGGAGTTGTAGAAGCTTGCCATTCTTTGGGTGTCATGCATCGTGATCTTAAGCCGGAGAACTTTCTTTTTGTCAACGAGCAGGAGGATTCACCGCTTAAGGCTATCGATTTTggactatcaatattctttaagCCAG GGGAGATATTCGGTGATGTGGTTGGAAGCCCCTATTATGTTGCGCCAGAAGTCCTGCGCAAGCACTATGGTCCCGAAGCAGATGTTTGGAGTGCCGGTGTTATCATTTACATCCTCTTAAGTGGGGTGCCTCCGTTTTGGGGTG AAACTGAGCAAGAGATATTTGAAGAGGTGCTGCATGGCAATCTTGACTTCTCATCGGATCCCTGGCCTAGAATTTCTGAAAGTGCCAAAGATCTAGTTAAGAGAATGCTCGTAAGAAACCCAAAAAAGCGGCTAACTGCTCATCAAGTTCTCT GCCACCCATGGGTTCAGGTTGATGGAGTGGCTCCAGACAAGGCTCTTGATTCCGCTGTTTTAAGTCGCTTGAAGCAGTTTTCTGCAATGAACAAAATTAAGAAGATGGCTCTTAGA GTCATTGCAGAGAACCTCTCGGAAGAAGAAATTGCTGGTTTAACAGAAATGTTCAAGATGATAGATACTGACAATAGTGGTCAAATTACTTTTGATGAACTCAGAGATGGACTCAAAAGATTTGGAGCTAATCTAAATGAGTCCGAAATATATGATCTTATGCAAGCT GCAGATATTGATAATAGTGGCACAATTGATTACGGAGAGTTTATAGCAGCAACATTGCATCTAAacaagatagagagagaagaccACTTATTTGCAGCTTTCTCATATTTTGACAAGGACGGCAGTGGCTACATCACTCAAGACGAACTTCAACAAGCCTGCGAGGAGTTTGGCATTGTCGATATTCACTTGGAAGAATTGATCCGAGAAGTAGATCAGGACAAT GACGGGCAAATAGACTACAACGAGTTCGTTGCCATGATGAAGAAAGGCAATGCAGATTTTGATAAGAAGGGGGTTCACACCAATGCCCTCAGCGTTGGATTTAGGGAGGCACTCTCTGTTTGTTAA
- the LOC126593287 gene encoding protein WVD2-like 4, whose amino-acid sequence MESENGVTFDDESCVIEEKHVDVSVPSLSKEGKNADGNAEVPAVNGISEPVTKDEGINSSEVAVTASATVPPGKNSKAAKNPHAPNNGFSKSKPAKEKPTVKGATPFPRKERALLSQSLSFPARGSCADPMKKSIDVYPVKTEIKHARGATKAEAPISVSRLNNPTRRASTGVHSKDGNTTGDSIKRTSLASIPSIRSSSSGKSGSVDTSANNPSNGIRSVDQSLNAVKTTLPIKEDDDAHSIASTTPSGRRISASGFSFRLEERAEKRKEFFTKLEEKIQAKEEEKNNSQAKSKESQEAEIKRLRKSLTFKAAPMPSFYKEPPPKVELKKIPTTRPKSPKLGRNKSSISSLNSSSEGAGASLSPRLNQELNISKKGLKTKSEKDVIDPKKPIRKSQTRLPSQENAATKTEAKLAKSPPKGTKEETQDQKAHTGKTEEAQDQSGHLSEFQDEIEPEVSIGQIKEPVLGAPIPEIMPHEVSVGV is encoded by the exons ATGGAGTCTGAAAATGGGGTTACATTTGACGATGAGAGTTGTGTTATCGAGGAAAAACATGTAGATGTATCAGTACCGAGTTTGAGCAAAGAGGGAAAGAATGCTGATGGTAATGCTGAAGTTCCTGCCGTGAATGGAATATCTGAACCTGTGACAAAAGATGAAGGCATTAACTCTTCTGAAGTTGCAGTTACAGCCTCTGCGACTGTTCCGCCtggtaaaaattcaaaagctgcAAAG AATCCTCATGCTCCGAACAATGGTTTTTCAAAGAGCAAACCGGCCAAAGAAAAACCTACTGTGAAGGGCGCAACTCCATTCCCTCGTAAGGAGAGGGCATTGCTTTCTCAGAGTCTTTCTTTCCCGGCAAGAGGATCTTGTGCAGATCCTATGAAGAAGAGCATTGATGTGTACCCAGTGAAAACAGAAATCAAACATGCTCGAGGAGCAACCAAAGCTGAGGCTCCCATTTCAGTTTCTCGTCTGAATAATCCAACTAGGCGGGCATCCACAGGAGTTCATTCAAAGGATGGGAACACAACTGGAGATTCCATTAAGAGGACTTCTTTGGCATCAATACCCAGCATTAGATCCTCTTCA TCCGGCAAGTCTGGTTCTGTGGATACATCCGCCAATAACCCATCTAATGGGATCCG ATCAGTTGATCAAAGTTTAAATGCTGTAAAAACAACTCTGCCAATCAAAGAGGATGATGATGCTCACTCCATTGCTTC GACTACACCTAGCGGGCGGAGGATCAGTGCTTCTGGATTTTCCTTTAGGTTGGAAGAACGTGCTGAAAAACGGAAGGAG TTTTTTACGAAGCTGGAAGAGAAGATACAGgctaaggaagaagaaaaaaataactcGCAAGCAAAATCAAAG GAAAGCCAGGAAGCTGAGATCAAGCGACTAAGGAAGAGCCTGACGTTTAAGGCGGCGCCCATGCCAAGTTTCTATAAAGAGCCTCCTCCGAAAGTTGAACTCAAGAAG ATTCCAACCACACGGCCAAAATCTCCAAAACTTGGACGGAACAAGAGCTCCATTTCTTCGCTAAACAGTTCTTCAGAAGGTGCTGGGGCATCTCTTAGCCCACGTCTGAATCAAGAACTGAATATTTCAAAGAAAGGATTAAAGACCAAAAGCGAAAAGGACGTCATAGATCCAAAGAAGCCTATTAGAAAGTCTCAAACTAGGCTTCCTTCTCAGGAAAATGCTGCTACTAAAACTGAAGCAAAGCTTGCGAAGTCACCACCAAAGGGTACCAAAGAAGAAACACAAGACCAGAAAGCGCACACCGGAAAAACTGAAGAAGCTCAGGACCAGTCAGGGCATCTTTCCGAATTCCAAGATGAGATAGAGCCTGAAGTGAGTATTGGCCAGATCAAAGAACCAGTCCTTGGTGCACCTATCCCGGAGATCATGCCCCATGAAGTTTCGGTTGGAGTTTAA
- the LOC126594261 gene encoding 40S ribosomal protein S5-like produces MAAADVAAPVMEPTQPHYDVKLFNRWSFDDVQVSDISLADYIGVAPSKHATYVPHTAGRYSVKRFRKAQCPIVERLTNSLMMHGRNNGKKLMAVRIIRHAMEIIHLLTDLNPIQVIVDAVVNSGPREDATRIGSAGVVRRQAVDISPLRRVNQAIYLLTTGARESAFRNVKTIAECLADELINAAKGSSNSYAIKKKDEIERVAKANR; encoded by the exons ATGGCCGCTGCTGATGTAGCTGCTCCTGTAATGGAACCAACGCAGCCGCACTATGATGTCAAGCTCTTCAACCGCTGGAGCTTCGACGATGTCCAG GTCAGTGACATTTCACTGGCGGATTACATTGGAGTTGCACCTTCCAAGCATGCAACTTATGTACCTCACACTGCTGGAAGATACTCGGTAAAACGATTCAGGAAAGCTCAGTGCCCTATTGTGGAGAGGCTTACAAACTCACTCATGATGCACGGGAGAAACAATGGAAAGAAACTTATGGCTGTCAGGATTATTAGGCACGCGATGGAAATTATCCATTTGCTAACTGATCTGAACCCAATCCAAGTTATTGTTGATGCTGTTGTTAACAG TGGTCCACGTGAAGATGCAACTCGTATTGGATCTGCTGGAGTTGTTAGGCGTCAAGCTGTGGATATCTCACCTTTGAGACGTGTAAATCAGGCTATCTATCTCCTCACAACTGGTGCTCGTGAGTCTGCTTTCAGGAACGTCAAAACTATTGCTGAGTGTTTGGCTGATGAGCTTATTAATGCTGCCAAAGGTTCCTCTAACAG TTATGCAATCAAGAAGAAGGATGAGATTGAAAGAGTTGCCAAGGCTAACCGTTAA